From Zingiber officinale cultivar Zhangliang chromosome 5B, Zo_v1.1, whole genome shotgun sequence, the proteins below share one genomic window:
- the LOC121987514 gene encoding zinc finger protein ZAT11-like, whose protein sequence is MGSLKRSRGQEEAEGVELLLLLSLSCGTKTPASSKAKEKAAEEGEFKCKTCSRRFATFQALGGHRTSHKRPRVERPAAGKESGTGSHRCGVCGVEFALGQALGGHMRRHKVLAAEAADVGEPKVVLAADVCCIEFDKLVGRSSSQCQLLPLFV, encoded by the coding sequence ATGGGCTCGCTGAAGCGATCGAGAGGTCAGGAAGAGGCAGAAGGCGTtgagctgctgctgctgctttcCTTGTCCTGCGGCACGAAGACTCCAGCGTCGTCGAAGGCGAAGGAGAAGGCGGCAGAGGAAGGCGAGTTCAAGTGCAAGACGTGTAGTCGGCGGTTCGCGACGTTTCAGGCGCTGGGCGGTCACCGGACGAGCCACAAGCGGCCGAGGGTGGAGCGGCCGGCGGCGGGGAAGGAGAGTGGTACGGGCTCGCACCGGTGCGGCGTCTGCGGGGTGGAGTTCGCGCTGGGACAGGCGTTGGGTGGTCATATGAGGCGGCACAAGGTCCTGGCGGCGGAGGCGGCGGACGTGGGGGAACCGAAGGTGGTCCTGGCGGCGGACGTGTGCTGTATCGAGTTCGATAAGTTGGTGGGGCGTAGCAGCTCTCAGTGTCAGCTTCTGCCGCTGTTCGTATAG